The Manduca sexta isolate Smith_Timp_Sample1 chromosome 17, JHU_Msex_v1.0, whole genome shotgun sequence genome includes a window with the following:
- the LOC115442354 gene encoding uncharacterized protein LOC115442354, with amino-acid sequence MQITRLNFGGKTRALTSAARDASCSRGWVRVVVQTVFALITVTSFILIVMMAMQNNSLNPITRPTPTTSRCHINICQVICNEAPYFGLHENEIIFAVVTADATCERISLTLNNPSFINSVLPANWLFGMRASHIHELLIHGGNLKYITPGAFTGHFAGSIHNLILKDITIESICDNSFIGLFNLENLYIKDSKIIRIEDDALRPVDGTLQSLTVTRSNHWNPVNVTGTTDFSTLTIVDLSYNDFGDIFK; translated from the exons AGATGCCTCATGCAGCCGAGGATGGGTTCGTGTTGTGGTCCAAACAGTATTTGCCTTAATCACCGTTACCAGCTTCATTCTGATTGTCATGATGGCTATGCAGAACAACTCCCTCAACCCAATAACCAGACCAACACCAACGACTTCACGATGCCATATCAATATCTGTCAAGTAATTTGCAATGAAGCGCCATATTTTGGTTTGCACGAGAATGAAATCATTTTTGCTGTTGTG ACCGCTGATGCGACGTGCGAAAGAATTAGTTTAACATTAAACAACCCCAGTTTCATTAATTCTGTACTGCCGGCTAACTGGCTATTCGGTATGAGAGCAAGTCATATACATGAACTTTTGATACACGGAGGAAACTTGAAGTATATCACACCTGGAGCCTTTACTGGCCATTTCGCCGGGTCCATACACAACCTCATTCTTAAGGATATTACTATAGAATCCATTTGTGATAATAGTTTTATCGGTCTCTTCAACTTGGAAAACCTTTATATTAAAGACAGTAAAATAATTCGCATTGAAGACGATGCCTTGAGACCAGTAGATGGAACATTACAGTCCTTAACTGTGACGCGGAGTAATCATTGGAATCCTGTAAATGTAACAGGAACAACAGATTTTTCCACTCTTACTATAGTCGACTTATCTTATAATGATTTCGGAGATATTTTTAAGTAG